The nucleotide sequence CACAACCTCGGGGTGCGCTCGGTGGCGATCGCCACCGTCACGGCGCTGTTCACCGGCATGGTCCTCTCCCTGCAGACCTCCTATTCTCTGGCGGCGTATGGCGCGAAGCTCTTCGTGGGCGACATCGTGGCGCTCTCGCTCGTGCGCGAGCTCGGGCCGGTTTTGACCGCTCTCATGGTCGGGGGTCGGGTCGGGGCCGGAATCACCGCCGAGATCGGCAGCATGAAGGTCACCGAGCAGATCGACGCGATTCGCGCCATGGCCGCCAACCCCGTGCGCAAGCTGGTCGTGCCGAAGGTCCTGGCGATTGCGATCATGCTGCCGGTTCTGGTCGTGTTCGCAGATTTCGTGGGCATCATGGGCGGACTGATCATGGCGGTGTTCACGCTGCACCAGCCTGCGGCGTTCTACATGCAGCACGTGGTGCAGGCGCTGAGCGTCCAGGACGTCCTGAGCGGAGTCGGCAAGTCCATTTTCTTCGCGCTGTTCATCTCCCTCATCGCCTGTCACAGCGGCCTGAGCGCCGAGGGCGGGGCGGACGGCGTCGGCCGCGCCACCACCGAGACCGTCGTGGCGGCCTCGCTGGCCGTCCTGGTCTCCGACTTCTTCCTCACGAAGTTTTTCCTGGCCTTCTGAGCGTGACGGTGGGGGACGCCTTCGTCGTGTTCAAGGACGTCCACAAGGCGTTCGGGAACAAGAAGGTCCTGGACGGGATCACCTTCGACATCCGTCAGGGAGAGACCATGGTCGTTCTGGGGGGCAGCGGCAGCGGCAAGTCCGTCCTCATCAGGCACATCATCGGCCTGCACCGGCCGGACCGGGGGCACGTCCTCGTGGATGGCGACGACGTCGTCGACTACGACGAGGAGGAGCTGATTCCCGTCCGCAAGAAGGTGGCTATGCTGTTCCAGGGCGGCGCCCTGTTCGATTCGATGAACGTGCTGGAGAACGTCGCCTATGGACTCCGGGAGCACACGGACCTGCCCGAAGAGGAGATCCGCGAAGCCGTGCGCAGGAAACTGTCCCTGGTGGGGCTGGAAGGCGTCGAGGAGCTCATGCCCTCCGAGCTCTCCGGAGGGATGAAGAAGCGGGTGGCCCTGGCGCGCTCGATTGCCATGGACCCCCGGTGTATCCTGTACGACGAGCCGACCACGGGCCTGGATCCGGTCACCGCGACGACAATCAACGAGCTCATCCGGGATCTGCAGCGCCGGCTTCAGGTGACGTCGGTCGTGGTGACCCACGACATCGCGAGCGCCTTCTTCGTCGGCGATCGCATCGCCTACCTGTTCGACGGCAGGATGGACTTCGTGGGGTCGGTCGAGGAGGCCCGGAGCTCGAAAGTGCCGCGCCTGCGTCATTTCCTGAGCGGCGGCAGGGAAGGGTCCGTTGCGACTGTCTAGGGCGACCAAGGAGATCAGTGTCGGGGCCTTCGTCTCGATCGGCCTGATCCTGTTCGCCGTGGGGGTCATGGCGATCAGCAAGGAGCAGCGACTGTTCTCCCGCAAGAGCAAGTACTGGACACGTTTCGACAATACCAGCGGCCTGACTGAAGGGTCCCCGGTGCGGCTCGTCGGCGTGCAGATCGGGACGGTGTCGGAGATCGAGTTCCCCGAAGACATCCGCGAAACGAAGATCAAGGTGGCGTTCTCGGTCGACCGGGCCTACGCGAACCGCATCCGTGAGGGGACCCAGGCCCTGCTGAAATCGCTGACCTACCTGTCCCAGGACAAGTACATCGAGCTCACGCCGGGCGACCCGGACCGGCCGACCCTGCCGCCGAATGGCTACATCGAACCGGGCGTGTCGGTGTGGGAGGAGACGCTCCAGCAGAGCCAGGGGATCGCCGACGACGTGAAGGAGATCACGGCCTCGCTGCGGGACCTTCTCATCGCCATCAACCGCGGCGGCGGGATCATGCAGGAGATGATCCATAACCCGGAGTTCGGCCGTCAGGGGGTGGCGAACCTCGAGGGCAGCCTGGCCTCGCTGCGACGGACCCTGGAGGGGGTGGAGAAGGGGAAGGGGCTGGCGGGAGCGATCCTGACCGACGAGGCCTTCGCCCGGAAACAGGTCGACAACATCGATACGGCGCTGACGCACGCGCGCTCGGTGATGCAGAAGCTCGATTCCGAGCAGGGGCTCGTGGCTCAGCTGGGCGACCCGAACGGCCCCGGGGCCCAGGCGATGAACGATCTGAGGACCACGGCCGCCTCCCTGCGCAAGACGGCCGAGGGCATCCAGCAGGGACGCGGACTCATCGGCCGGCTCATGCATGACGAAGGCTACGCCGACGGTCTGCTCAAGAAGATCGATGGCGCGGCCGGTCACGCCGACTCCATATTGCGCAAGGTGGACGGTGGCAAGGGCACGATTGGAGGACTCGTCAACGATCCGCAGGTCTATCAGAGTCTGAAGGATGTGGTCGCGGGGATCCAGAAGAGCCGTGTAGGGAAGGGGCTGGTGCGTCATTACGGGAAGAAGGGAGCGAAAGAGAGAGAGGGCGACGAAGGTGCGGGACAGGAGAGCGAGGGAGAGAAGCAAGGCACGTCCGATCGGGGAGGTGAACATGGCGCGGAGCCGGAAGCCACGCCAGGGCCATAACGGACCGGCGGCGGTCGCAATCGTCGACAGGCCGCCGGCCGTCTCATCCGGAATCGCGGAGGCGCTGCTCGAAAAGATTCGAACCCGCCAGGCCAGGCTGGGGGTCATCGGGCTGGG is from Candidatus Dormiibacterota bacterium and encodes:
- a CDS encoding ABC transporter permease, yielding MNGVLGLALSHVGSISVLFGQTVRETVRRRPEWPVVLDQMHNLGVRSVAIATVTALFTGMVLSLQTSYSLAAYGAKLFVGDIVALSLVRELGPVLTALMVGGRVGAGITAEIGSMKVTEQIDAIRAMAANPVRKLVVPKVLAIAIMLPVLVVFADFVGIMGGLIMAVFTLHQPAAFYMQHVVQALSVQDVLSGVGKSIFFALFISLIACHSGLSAEGGADGVGRATTETVVAASLAVLVSDFFLTKFFLAF
- a CDS encoding ABC transporter ATP-binding protein — its product is MGDAFVVFKDVHKAFGNKKVLDGITFDIRQGETMVVLGGSGSGKSVLIRHIIGLHRPDRGHVLVDGDDVVDYDEEELIPVRKKVAMLFQGGALFDSMNVLENVAYGLREHTDLPEEEIREAVRRKLSLVGLEGVEELMPSELSGGMKKRVALARSIAMDPRCILYDEPTTGLDPVTATTINELIRDLQRRLQVTSVVVTHDIASAFFVGDRIAYLFDGRMDFVGSVEEARSSKVPRLRHFLSGGREGSVATV
- a CDS encoding MlaD family protein, translating into MRLSRATKEISVGAFVSIGLILFAVGVMAISKEQRLFSRKSKYWTRFDNTSGLTEGSPVRLVGVQIGTVSEIEFPEDIRETKIKVAFSVDRAYANRIREGTQALLKSLTYLSQDKYIELTPGDPDRPTLPPNGYIEPGVSVWEETLQQSQGIADDVKEITASLRDLLIAINRGGGIMQEMIHNPEFGRQGVANLEGSLASLRRTLEGVEKGKGLAGAILTDEAFARKQVDNIDTALTHARSVMQKLDSEQGLVAQLGDPNGPGAQAMNDLRTTAASLRKTAEGIQQGRGLIGRLMHDEGYADGLLKKIDGAAGHADSILRKVDGGKGTIGGLVNDPQVYQSLKDVVAGIQKSRVGKGLVRHYGKKGAKEREGDEGAGQESEGEKQGTSDRGGEHGAEPEATPGP